Proteins co-encoded in one Parascardovia denticolens DSM 10105 = JCM 12538 genomic window:
- a CDS encoding DUF6020 family protein, whose protein sequence is MHPEKKEADSQADLRLSPPSRFFRLAWIVLRWILVSLVCLWLAFCTAVGPLYRKDSTIAAFSWPNAVILIVTFLIYLGLVGLMVSLSLRESRTRAFLRTLGSKLLRLLQQAGRLAAKALLPIGRKIRSRFPVINKGDKGNRRNKKKEEGSKEKRRIFCQKMKVWSVRHTQSPWQIALVIGLFWGVFLFFIPSVFSADAISQWTEVNRWMWFLHGGRPSYSDSFNIADIYPIAHYLWPTTSTYLTNQHNIVLTLITGFLVEMSSRWTGSLDWGLIAASVLQALFALFCVCVTLPRFFRYCRPRRVYRDPKGAGRQQEIRQEAGPWIRLIVLLFFALNPLAVFSMGALTKSPVFAYAFLWWFGIWYQILSTPNSRKISPRTIIGLFVSSLAMLVSAKYAVYIIAAQIVLILICDRTRWRVWLIGLMAPLLIFQIGLNVAISTGSIINGDPIESRGVQVQQIARVMKLDPLNISPETKQELQPIFNLYAMGNTYFPNDADRVKSSGSDSKVETYKWKTVTAKDMEKFNHAWLALGRRNPVIYTDAMLAKIYGYFDVNDKPYTSVSYYLSTPQLDTQTEWLKSWFPWMRKGLRDLTDDLQDLPLIGWIIRGNFYVVAALLLMGAELILRRWKHLLRQFPLLLLMGVMMLSPANNFDRHMLPVAFVFLLMAIEFCHETRRHRARTRRSYLM, encoded by the coding sequence ATGCATCCTGAAAAGAAAGAAGCCGATTCGCAGGCGGACCTTCGCCTGTCCCCTCCCTCCCGTTTCTTCCGTCTGGCCTGGATCGTCCTGCGCTGGATCCTCGTTTCCTTGGTCTGCCTGTGGCTGGCCTTCTGCACGGCCGTCGGCCCCCTCTACCGGAAGGACTCCACCATCGCCGCCTTCTCTTGGCCAAACGCGGTCATCCTCATCGTGACTTTCCTAATCTACCTTGGCCTGGTCGGGCTCATGGTCTCCCTCAGCCTGAGGGAATCAAGGACCAGGGCCTTCCTGCGGACCCTGGGGTCGAAGCTCCTCCGCCTCCTCCAACAGGCCGGTCGCCTGGCGGCCAAGGCCTTGCTCCCGATCGGCCGCAAAATCCGAAGCCGGTTCCCTGTGATAAATAAGGGGGATAAAGGGAATAGGAGGAACAAGAAAAAAGAGGAGGGAAGCAAGGAGAAGAGGCGGATCTTCTGCCAAAAGATGAAGGTCTGGTCCGTGAGACACACCCAGTCCCCCTGGCAGATCGCCCTGGTCATCGGCTTGTTCTGGGGAGTCTTCCTCTTCTTCATCCCCTCCGTCTTCAGCGCCGACGCCATCTCCCAATGGACGGAAGTCAACCGCTGGATGTGGTTCCTGCACGGGGGGCGGCCCTCCTACTCCGATTCCTTCAACATCGCGGACATCTACCCCATCGCCCATTATCTATGGCCGACCACCTCCACCTACCTGACCAATCAACACAACATCGTCCTCACCCTCATCACCGGTTTCCTGGTGGAGATGTCCTCCCGCTGGACCGGCTCCTTGGATTGGGGGCTGATCGCCGCCTCCGTGCTCCAGGCCCTCTTCGCCCTCTTCTGCGTCTGCGTCACCCTTCCCCGCTTCTTCCGTTATTGCCGCCCCCGCCGGGTCTACCGGGATCCAAAAGGAGCAGGCCGTCAACAGGAGATCAGGCAGGAGGCCGGCCCCTGGATTCGCCTGATCGTCCTCCTCTTCTTCGCCCTGAACCCCCTGGCCGTCTTCAGCATGGGGGCCCTGACCAAATCCCCGGTCTTCGCTTACGCCTTCCTTTGGTGGTTCGGCATCTGGTATCAGATCCTCTCCACCCCGAACAGCCGGAAAATAAGCCCCCGCACGATCATCGGCCTTTTCGTCAGCTCCCTGGCTATGCTGGTCAGCGCCAAATACGCCGTCTACATCATCGCCGCCCAGATCGTCCTGATCCTCATCTGCGACCGGACCCGGTGGAGGGTCTGGCTGATCGGGCTCATGGCTCCCCTGCTCATCTTCCAAATCGGCCTCAACGTGGCCATCAGCACCGGGTCCATCATTAACGGGGACCCCATCGAAAGCCGCGGGGTGCAGGTGCAGCAGATCGCCCGGGTCATGAAGCTGGACCCGCTCAACATCTCCCCTGAAACCAAACAGGAGCTCCAGCCGATCTTCAACCTCTATGCCATGGGAAACACCTACTTCCCCAACGACGCCGACCGGGTCAAGTCATCCGGCAGCGACAGCAAGGTGGAGACCTACAAGTGGAAGACGGTCACGGCTAAGGACATGGAGAAGTTCAACCATGCTTGGCTGGCTTTGGGCAGGCGGAACCCGGTCATTTACACCGACGCCATGCTGGCCAAGATATATGGCTATTTCGACGTCAACGACAAACCTTACACCTCCGTCTCCTACTACCTCAGCACCCCCCAGCTGGACACACAGACGGAATGGCTGAAATCCTGGTTCCCCTGGATGCGCAAGGGCTTGCGAGACCTGACCGATGACCTGCAGGACCTGCCTCTGATCGGCTGGATCATCCGGGGGAATTTCTATGTGGTGGCGGCCCTCCTGCTCATGGGGGCCGAGCTCATCCTGCGGCGGTGGAAGCACCTTCTGCGGCAATTCCCCCTCCTCCTGCTCATGGGGGTGATGATGCTCTCGCCGGCCAACAATTTCGACCGCCACATGCTCCCGGTGGCCTTCGTCTTCCTCCTCATGGCCATCGAGTTCTGCCACGAAACCAGGCGGCATCGGGCCAGGACCCGCCGCTCCTACCTTATGTGA